Part of the Pelmatolapia mariae isolate MD_Pm_ZW unplaced genomic scaffold, Pm_UMD_F_2 NODE_ptg000537l+_length_27064_cov_1, whole genome shotgun sequence genome, ATCAATGACTAactattttttaacagattaatTCAAAGAAAACTATTTCAGAAAGTCTGTTGTACAACATAAAAAGACATACAGCAAACCTAGTTTACCACTGTTAATGCACATGAACAAGTCAGGCTGTAAAAGCTTTGGCTTCTCTCAATGAAAATCTCTGGATGAAAAGGTCTAAGCAGGACAGAAGGATAATGTGTAATGACTCAGAGAGCATGCTGTGTCTTAGTTTCTGCGCCACACGGGTATTGATGTTTGTCTGGGAGCCACACCATCACTGCAGGGGATGAAGTAAGAACTTGTCTTTATGCACTCAGGAGTGAGTTTCAGACACACAAAGCAGAACTCTTTCTGACAGCGAGGACAGATGACGTTCTTGCAGCCTGTTTTGTCATGCTCCACCCTCTGACCACAGGTGGGACAGGCCCGGATGGAGGGACAGGCATCGACCCCCTGAACCTGAGGGAGGGCGGTAGTCTTGCAGTTCTTGAGAAGTTCAAGGTCGTGATTAATGCATCCATCGTTGTCACAGCGGTCAGAGCGTGGAGCGCTGCCTTTCCATGGCTTTAAACACTGCCAGCAGAAATGGTACACTTTCTTCTTGTCTGCAGTGCAGATTGTGCACTGAACATTAAGGTTGGTCAGGTCCTCTCTCTCCACATAGGTTTTGCAACCAGGACACTGTTATGACAAACATTCAAGAAGTTCAGTTTTTTTGgatataaactttttttttaaatttagaatcACATGACTGAAACTGATGAGATTGATATTATCCTTCTTTATCCTATTCTTCTGTTTGACAGCACAGGTGGTTTTAATTTTATCCccaaatattttattgttttgtaggAGCAACCATTCTCTTCTAAACTCTTGACTAAATTAGGTTAACTTGGACACTTACAGTTTTAAATTCACAGTACTCTGTGGCAGCTAGGAGGGCGATGTTCTCTTCAAAGTA contains:
- the LOC134623293 gene encoding uncharacterized protein LOC134623293 encodes the protein MTEEKRYDPKDTTLKFVNRPDDLDPLPPEEGDQGLRAQMSCGHAVTPESLTGWCRSLLDQGQYKFKCPALKNGTLHKCDAVWSYQEVRRLAVLTTEEMEYFEENIALLAATEYCEFKTCPGCKTYVEREDLTNLNVQCTICTADKKKVYHFCWQCLKPWKGSAPRSDRCDNDGCINHDLELLKNCKTTALPQVQGVDACPSIRACPTCGQRVEHDKTGCKNVICPRCQKEFCFVCLKLTPECIKTSSYFIPCSDGVAPRQTSIPVWRRN